DNA from Drosophila busckii strain San Diego stock center, stock number 13000-0081.31 chromosome 2R, ASM1175060v1, whole genome shotgun sequence:
TTGGCAATAATGCCCAAAACGATAGGCACAGCATTGGAAGCGCCACTGGAAGCAGCATCCAGCACAGAAGAGTCCTCACTGCAAgtcataaaaatatagaaatgaAAGTTTAAGTTTGAATTGATTTACTTACGATTTTTCCAGCTGTATATTATCGCTGGATGTTTGAGTTTCTTCAGTTTCTGGCATATACAGCTTGGATATAGCCAGCGTAGCAGGTGCAGCCATTACCGAGGATGTAATCAGATGCGCGGCAGAAGCGCCAAAGCTCAAATAAGCCGCCAGCACTGTGCCGGAGACAGTGGCAAAGCCAGAGACCATAATGCTGTGCAGCTCGCTGCGCGTTAGTTTATTGATATACGGACGAATGAGCAATGGACTTTCAGACATGCCCAGGAATATGTTTGCGGCTGAGGTGACGCTCTCGCAGACAGTGGTGCCCAGCAGTGACTGCAGGATCCAGCCCAGTTTGATGACCACCCACTGCATCGTGCCCAGATAGTAGAGTATGGATATAAAGAAGCTGAAGAAGAAGATCACAGGCAAgatggcaaaggcaaacactTGCGCCTCAATTAGCAGATCGCCAAACACAAAGCGTGCACCATCTGTGGCATAGCCCAAAAACGTGGAAACCTTATTGCCAACGCACTCAAAAATCTGCCGTCCTACTGTCCAACGTATGCAAAAGACGCCCAACAAAAACTGACAGGAGATGCCGGTGATGACAATGCGCCACTTGATGGCGCTGCGCTTGGTGGAGAAGGCATAGCCGCAGATAATAAAGAAACAAGGAGCCACCAAGGAAACCAGCTTCTGTGGCTCGTCCTTCGTTTCAAAGTAAAGGAAAATGCCCAAAATAATGAGCACGAGCACAATCAAAAGCGAGCTCACCAAGCTGCcatgaaaaaaaagtaattaggtattaatatttaaatagtttaaggCTTAGTTTAGTTATCTACCGTGTTCTGCTCAAGTCATGCCACTTCTGGCCTAAGGGCTGCAGGTAATTGCGATGTAGACTGCGTCCCAGTTTAGGCTTGAATATCAGATAGTAGAACAGACCCAAGTAGATgaagcccagcagcagcaccaacatgCCATAGCCCGTGCAGAAGCGTATGCCGCATAACGGTAATGTGCCATTATATGTGCATTCATAGTTAtctgtaaataattatatcaTATCAAAGCAAATCCTTGACTTCATTGAAGAAAATTTCAAACGGGCCCagggcaaaagcaaaagcccgGAAATCTTTTGAAATCTTTGTTTGGAATTTAACACTGTTACATATTCTTTTCTTATTGAttgttaaagtaaaaaatatataaaaatgtaataatatttgaatcaTAGAATTATATTGGACcatagtttaaaaatttgaatttgacgGGCTTGGACCGagccttaaatatttattaaattcaataaggAGTTCCGTGCCCATCTCTTGTACTCACTTAAATCATTATAATGATAAGTAGCATAGCTGAAGTAAGCCACAACCAAACCATGTAaaattacatataatataatctTAACAAAGCGCGGCAGTTTGCTTTGTTCCTGCTCCATAACTGCAGCTGAGTCCACTTGATCTTGTGCATTATCATTCTCGTAGTCAGTCTGTTATATAATGTACTATTAGTTATAAATTTCAGCCGTTTAGCTTTGGACTTACCTTTTTAGCTCTTTCTAAATCCGTCTGTGCAGGCAGAAAAGTTtcgtttaattgtttgttatgccaagtgctttataaattttcaaaatacatACATGATCCAATTCATAGGAATTGTTAATGGCACCTGCGTCAGTTTTACTGTCCATCTAAAAATGATATAACAATAACTGCACTTTAATACATTTAGTCGTTATTTATCTGCGAATAATCAGAAGTTTGGCACTTCAAACGATAAGCTATAGTCTGAGCACGTGTGTGACTTTTAGTTTCCTGGGGGGGATTTTAAGGCTTCACACACCACACGCCGATAATAAAAGTTACATTCAATATATGAGCAGGGTTTAGCTTATCGTAAATCAGAATGGAAAGTCAGTCATAAAGTACAAACCTTGCAGATAATACAATCAGTATGAATTTGATCAAAATACCATGGAAATGTGAGAGATTACAGCTGATTTGAGTTTAATAGGGGAAAAACCCACAAAATAATCTAGGAATATCGCATAGCTGTTGGAACTTGGGGCAGCTTGAATCTCCTTGAATTCTAAGCAATAGTTCAATATAGCAAACTTTTTCAAAGATTATTGTAGATTAATGTTATTTTAGCGAATTCTTTTggagtaaaataatttaaactgatGTATGCAACAATATAAAGGTACTTACTAcaaaattttagcaattttgctttgactaataaaatatattcgaCCATATTCTAATATCTATTCGAGCATcattattttaactaaatttaaaagcaaattgtatttatagaTTAAACTTTGTTGGGAAGCAACATCGTATGGGTTTCGCTTTATTCTCTATTTTTATTAGTGCACtattcataaattataattttatatttaacacaCTTTTGAACTCTATTGacacagttttattttaaatgtgtatacagtctttatttgttttctaagTGCGTTtaccttttttatttaatttttattattttttttacaacgAAAAATAAACGGGTTTTCAACCTTCATGCGTGCGCGTCGTCacttaattagtttatattattttttttgtatatatttgttttgtttgttagtaCTAACTGAACAGCGCTGCCATTATAACCGCTTGAATGCCGCGAGACGACTGAGGCAACTTGATTATAAGAGTTACTGCTTAACTGGCAAGTCTCCCCACTTAAACGcgaattgtaaatttttttcgGCTTTTAGCCAGCTCGTATATTGACTGCAGGCGCTGTTATATAGTGTTGACATTACCGCTAACAACTTGCTTATCAATTTTGCTAGTTAAAACGAAAATGTAATCTACGAAACGACAACACGAGCAATTCTATGCGTAGTTAGTCGATATTAAAGTGGGAGATAAGCTGACGCCAAAagaattttatgcaaagctGGCTGGAAAgagagcaataaaatatttaatataaaaataaataaacgtgtGTTGAATTATCAAAACGAGTTTGTACACAGGAATTATGcttgagtaaattaattaatgtgctaaaataataaaacgtaTAACAGTGTTATTAGTTAACACTATAACGTATTGACGTGTCAGTTAACTCATATTAAATGccactttaataaataatttgtcaaATTTAGTTTGATAGCAGcacatatctatatatattatatttaatgtgctAATCTGAGTGTAGAAAActgataatttatttatatttatgtgcttaTGTCAAATTGGCTTTTGGATTATCAAGTGTGATTTGATTTCGCCCCTCGGCAACTTAACTAAAGTGTGTGTTGATTCTTGTCAAGATAGTGAtgagctaaaataaatattgatattggATAATTGATTAAGTAAACGCATGGCACTTATGTTGTAATCACTTgtggttttattatttaatattataatatttatagtatagtatataaatgtatgtatttaataattatatgcgCGCTTGGCTTGCTAAGCTCAAGAGTTATAGCTAGGCTAGTTAATAGTgttgtttaagtttaattaagtaGAACATTATATAATGAGTGCAATGAGGAGCAAGGGGAAATGGGGGGCtcaataatatatacacaaattaCTAAAGTCAGAAATTTAAaccaatgcaaatattttcatttaaacattttctgtGTATTCAAGGAAAGGCACTTTATAAGCTAATgactttaataacaaaaatcttgtgtgtgtgtgtgtgagtgtgtatgtgtgtgcgtataaatatttatgcgttcAAGCTATTGTATATTCGTATTGCTTCAGTTTTTGAGGTtccaacaatttttaattcgCAAAATTCAACCACAGCTAAATCACAGACTCCTAATATAAGAGAgattttacaaataatatgcttatatatacatatgtttaaaaaaaggcaaatttaGTTGTTTAACTGCTTGTTGAAAACTAATAACTAATTAAGTCAACTGGCCCTatattaaacacaaaaaaaataataataatacaattaataataaagcttaaaaaataaacaataaactaaagaaAAGACCAGCATGTGGGACATGTATGGTTGAATGCATGTGCAAtctagtatgtatgtatgtatgtgtgtgtgtgtggagtatCTGTGTGCTTACTCCTCTACGCGCACATGACGCCTGTGATGCTTTTGATGATTATGATGGTtctcatgatgatgatgatggtatTGATttgaatgatgatgatgatgttccttgttgttgttgctgttgttctcgCTGAGCTCCAGATTGTTGTCAATTGTAGGTGAATTTGCTGTGGTTGATGATTGCAGGACGACGTTGGTGTCCTCGAAGTTACTGAGCGCCAATCGTCCATTGCCCCTGGACACCACATCTAACCTTGGGATTGGGAGTCTGTAAAAAGAATTCAGAACAATAATTACAAGTTATTCAATGTAttatagtttgtttttaaaaaaatatatcaaaaataatttgttgaattcaaattcaattttactcattaataaattcattgacttattatatttttaaaagctaactcattctttatataaaatgtacaaaaattattgttttattctgttttatttttttttaaataaacaaaacaaaaaccgctcataaaacaatatttttttaatatgaaaagtaggcaacggtttttttgtttgagcaATTTGCAATGGCGCTACAGCAAACTGTTGTGCAGCATTTACGATAGATGGCGGCACTCGTACGTATGGTACGTATCGATACCATGAAATATATTGAGTAAAGcgctaaacttaaatttttaagcttatttgaATACATACATTACATACTTGGGCATCGTTTTGTTTTCCAAACTAAGCACAAGCGCTTCTGATCCGGGGATGGTCCATGGGACTGGAGGAACTGTAAAATATAGTCAAGAGTCAAGATTAGCAAgtgaaataattaaagcgACGGCATGCAgtgcgaaataaaaaaaacatctcaaaagcaacaacaattgcgcaAAATACATGCtagctcaacaacaaaatcaaagtaaagcaacaataaacatgAAGCTGGCAGCAACATAATAAACGCACAACGGTGCGTATGAGCAATTAGCGTTAGTAGCGCACACTTGGGCAGCAAATAGACTGTATATCTTACCAAAAAGTATAAAGTGGGGGGGTAATAAAATACTACTACGacttcaattaatatttgtatgcgttttgtttttctgccGAACGGAAGAAGTGCAGTCAATCGACAACGCCAGCAAAATTGGAAACGTGCtggctacaaatttttaatgcatttgcacTTTTATGTGTGTGATTTGGTTAACTgcagaatttattttagttggcAATGCGCCAACGCAATGCTGAgttggctttaaaaattatatcgAAATGGAATTCGAACTGTCTGGCGGGCCCCccaagtagaaaaaaaaaccaaatgcgTAGTTAAAAACCCCGCGTACTCTCTCTCTATCACTCTTAGGTGTCTGGGCAGTTAGTTAAGCTTGGCAAACAACACGCTTACCTGCCTCTTCGCAAGTCGGTGGCATAAAGTGTTGCCCCGGCAGCAGCTGATTGTCCTCATCATCATGCAACTCCACCATAAGCAAACCGACAACAGTTGGCGCATgcacgccagcagcagcagcttgctgttgttgctgctgttgctgctgtggctgctgctgtgtccaAAAGTTTAGCGCACAACGCACATCAATTGCCACCCAGCCCactgtgctgctgttgaccaTCATCGTATTGCAAATGCGCTTCTTGCGCtctataaaatgcaaaacagtTGCAGACTTGTCactaaacaaaagtaaagtgAACTTACCCGACTTACGCTTACGCTTCTGTTGATGCACTATGGACACTGTTATGCGTATTTGTGACTCCAGCGTTGCTTCATTGCAGAGCGGCGTGctcgttgctgttggctgttgctcCATGGCTGCCGGCGCATTTGgattgattttatataaacgcAGCAGCGCGCTTTCGATTCTGCTGCCTTGCGCATGTTGCTCGAATACGCTTTTCGCAAATTGCAACGTCAAATTCTTGGACTGCTGCCAGTTGTGTATGCTCGTCTCGCCATTGCACATCGGATAGCCGGCAATCCCATGGACTGGCTCATCGCCGACAAAAGCGTTTGTATTATGCCTAATTGCGTTACGCACATTCTCCTGTACCTCATGCGCTCTGgaaaaaaaagacaaacaaaactaTGCATATTAAGTCTCATTTATCTAAGTTATTTGGCTCAAGTGTTTATGTAAGGCCCCACTTAATTGACATTTGAGCAAAGCTCTCGTAACTGGCTCACGCTCTCATCCATGTGTCTGTGCCATTTAGCTGGGCTTTCATAATATAACATTCATTCAATTTATTCAGACAGTCATCAACGTCAAATGTCTAGTTCTTTATAAGCTAattcttttagtttatttttcgCGTGTGcaaatttggttttgtttgctttaatacGCTATCAACCTCATTACAAATTGCCAGACAGCGCCACATAACTCtttagcaattgtttttaatattatttatagctagcaaaataacataaaaaatgttgtcaaagctatatatatataagataaaTACTATTGGcattatatttagtttgttttcaaaaaattaaaagaaatatctAAAGGAAActacttttatatttacaaaaaaatatttaaatattttagatttattttttagcatgaAAATAACTTGctacatataaatatgatttaaatataagaaatagacttaattttaatatatagaaGGTACATATtctattattgctgttgcctagtgtaattttttaatatataaaaaagaataattttaatttttgtaaatgaaaagagcttaaacttaattttaatgtatAGAAGGGACAtatcttattgttgtttttgtctcttgtaattttttttatatataaaaatgaataattttatttttgtcggATTTATGGAATTGCTGCTTAtgcattaaactttaatataaatatttgccagcttataatttttttcgctgcataaatttatgttgctaaAACGTAGTATAACTAAAGCTGAAATCTAGTGTAAGATATGAATTCTTTATATAGAATTGCGCGGGCTTTATCGgtctaaatttgtttgcttgtttgtggtagtttgctttgctggtTTTAGTAGTTTAGCTAGCATAGTTCATTGTCTGATTGCTAATCTAGTGCGAAATCTAATTCACTAACTGCCTGACAGACGCACGTTGTGATACTAAATGCCATATGTGCATGTGATATCTAATAAGCTAAGTCTTCagtgatagagagagagagagagaggtagcGAGgtagaaagagagcgcaacagCGCTTTATGTTCACTTAAAAAGCCATCGAGACGACAATAGTAGTTGGGCAGCCACAAACTGTAGCTATGATCTAATCTCTGTCACACATATAGACGCATAATTGAACAattgtatgtgagtgtgtgtgtgtgtgttgactgtCTGGATCGGCAATTGAGACGCGCTTGCAAAAGTTGATGTATGAAATTTTGCGCATGCCAACACACAACTACTCGAAATAATGCGCGTAATgtagccgaaaaaaaaaagaaaaagtacaacaaactgaaactgcgtataaaaaaaataaacaatatcaaACTGATTAATTATTGAacgtgtgtgctgctgctgctgctgaacaacaataataacaaatattttttggcttaGACGCGTAGCATTGACTGGCCACACGATCGTTGACTGTGGCCTGCGGCGCATTTTGTCTAGCCAAAATAATTATGGGCACTGAAAGTGAACCAAGCCAGAGGCAACAGACGCGCGCAAGTCTCAAGAGCCAAGAGTTAAGAGCCCGTAAAAAACGCCTTTGGCTTATTAACGTaagctatacatatataaaatatatacatacgtatatgttatacaagcagcagcgatcGGCTCTGCAGGCATGAGGAGTTTTCAATACTgtctgctgtgctgctgttgctgttgctgcctcgtTTGTGGCATGAACTTGAAaactagttgttgttgttgttgttgctgtggctgctgctgttgtcgcttgtTGCTGTCTGCGGGCTGTCTAGACGTGCTACGAGgttgtttgctgttggctttattttattataaggCTAGACTAGCAGTAGCTGTTAGTTGGCACTCGAGTGCTATTGGCGTGACTCACGCAGCgccaaattgctgctgcgcatgctCAGCAgagtttcagttcagttgtctgcttgccacacaaagcaggtgcaactgctgcaggttttttgtgctttttgtgaTCTCTTGACTGCTTTCAGCTATGcgtctgtctgctgctgctgttgctgctgctgctgcctttgtggttgcaactgctgctgctgcatacaAT
Protein-coding regions in this window:
- the LOC108595138 gene encoding protein anachronism isoform X4 translates to MLSAVSLEGCGRRCLLLLLCMQLLMSCSAGRINRSAFMDGDIHSEVIDPNNRTILDRFNLTEAQLLRIRNETSLADKNRTNQAVDNHFQRLHHWRAHEVQENVRNAIRHNTNAFVGDEPVHGIAGYPMCNGETSIHNWQQSKNLTLQFAKSVFEQHAQGSRIESALLRLYKINPNAPAAMEQQPTATSTPLCNEATLESQIRITVSIVHQQKRKRKSERKKRICNTMMVNSSTVGWVAIDVRCALNFWTQQQPQQQQQQQQQAAAAGVHAPTVVGLLMVELHDDEDNQLLPGQHFMPPTCEEFLQSHGPSPDQKRLCLVWKTKRCPSM
- the LOC108595138 gene encoding protein anachronism isoform X2, whose protein sequence is MLSAVSLEGCGRRCLLLLLCMQLLMSCSAGRINRSAFMDGDIHSEVIDPNNRTILDRFNLTEAQLLRIRNETSLADKNRTNQAVDNHFQRLHHWRAHEVQENVRNAIRHNTNAFVGDEPVHGIAGYPMCNGETSIHNWQQSKNLTLQFAKSVFEQHAQGSRIESALLRLYKINPNAPAAMEQQPTATSTPLCNEATLESQIRITVSIVHQQKRKRKSERKKRICNTMMVNSSTVGWVAIDVRCALNFWTQQQPQQQQQQQQQAAAAGVHAPTVVGLLMVELHDDEDNQLLPGQHFMPPTCEEAVPPVPWTIPGSEALVLSLENKTMPKLPIPRLDVVSRGNGRLALSNFEDTNVVLQSSTTANSPTIDNNLELSENNSNNNKEHHHHHSNQYHHHHHENHHNHQKHHRRHVRVEE
- the LOC108595096 gene encoding solute carrier family 28 member 3 gives rise to the protein MDSKTDAGAINNSYELDHTDLERAKKTDYENDNAQDQVDSAAVMEQEQSKLPRFVKIILYVILHGLVVAYFSYATYHYNDLNNYECTYNGTLPLCGIRFCTGYGMLVLLLGFIYLGLFYYLIFKPKLGRSLHRNYLQPLGQKWHDLSRTRLVSSLLIVLVLIILGIFLYFETKDEPQKLVSLVAPCFFIICGYAFSTKRSAIKWRIVITGISCQFLLGVFCIRWTVGRQIFECVGNKVSTFLGYATDGARFVFGDLLIEAQVFAFAILPVIFFFSFFISILYYLGTMQWVVIKLGWILQSLLGTTVCESVTSAANIFLGMSESPLLIRPYINKLTRSELHSIMVSGFATVSGTVLAAYLSFGASAAHLITSSVMAAPATLAISKLYMPETEETQTSSDNIQLEKSEDSSVLDAASSGASNAVPIVLGIIANIVAFVAFVAFLNGIVSWLGFLVGAEQIDFEWIFSKLFVPIVWAMGVPKEDCLDVAKVVATKTIINEFVAYERLGELITTEKITARSAGIATFAICGFANPSSLGILIGSLSVMAPKRRNDITAVAFRAFIVGSIVCFISASFAGILMQNDEEARNYKLIIEKLTYKNVTYPY
- the LOC108595138 gene encoding protein anachronism isoform X3 — encoded protein: MLSAVSLEGCGRRCLLLLLCMQLLMSCSAGRINRSAFMDGDIHSEVIDPNNRTILDRFNLTEAQLLRIRNETSLADKNRTNQAVDNHFQRLHHWRAHEVQENVRNAIRHNTNAFVGDEPVHGIAGYPMCNGETSIHNWQQSKNLTLQFAKSVFEQHAQGSRIESALLRLYKINPNAPAAMEQQPTATSTPLCNEATLESQIRITVSIVHQQKRKRKSERKKRICNTMMVNSSTVGWVAIDVRCALNFWTQQQPQQQQQQQQQAAAAGVHAPTVVGLLMVELHDDEDNQLLPGQHFMPPTCEEFLQSHGPSPDQKRLCLVWKTKRCPNSQSQG
- the LOC108595138 gene encoding protein anachronism isoform X1, translated to MLSAVSLEGCGRRCLLLLLCMQLLMSCSAGRINRSAFMDGDIHSEVIDPNNRTILDRFNLTEAQLLRIRNETSLADKNRTNQAVDNHFQRLHHWRAHEVQENVRNAIRHNTNAFVGDEPVHGIAGYPMCNGETSIHNWQQSKNLTLQFAKSVFEQHAQGSRIESALLRLYKINPNAPAAMEQQPTATSTPLCNEATLESQIRITVSIVHQQKRKRKSERKKRICNTMMVNSSTVGWVAIDVRCALNFWTQQQPQQQQQQQQQAAAAGVHAPTVVGLLMVELHDDEDNQLLPGQHFMPPTCEEAVPPVPWTIPGSEALVLSLENKTMPKYVILPIPRLDVVSRGNGRLALSNFEDTNVVLQSSTTANSPTIDNNLELSENNSNNNKEHHHHHSNQYHHHHHENHHNHQKHHRRHVRVEE